The Pseudomonas sp. KU26590 genomic sequence GAAGTCGTTCTGGAAGAAATTCAGGCTCTGCTTGAGCACGTAGCTGTGGTTCTGCCAGTTGATCATGCTGGTCATGCCGGGGCTGATGGTCTGATGCACCAGCAGGTCATGCAGGGCAACGAAGATCGGCCGCAGCACCAGCGCAACGACGACCATCCACGTCAGCTCGAACGCATGTTCGCGGAAGAAATTCGGGTTGGGCGTGCCCTGGGCCAGATCGATGATGCGGCTCAGGTAGCTGAACAGCGAGACTTCGATCAACGCGCCGATCAGTCCGACCACCAGCAGTGCGGCAAAGCTGGGCCACACCTGACGCAGGTAATACACGTAGAACGACGTGACGGTGTTGGGCGGGGCGGCGGTGGGGGCTTCGCGGAAGATATCGATCAGCTGTTCAAAACGGCGATAGAGCATTGGCAATGACGCCCACGCTTGAGCGGGCTCTCCTTTGAATGGGGATTGGGTGCAGCGGCTTGAGAGCGGCCCGATGGCAGTCTTCGGATCAGACCACATGAAAACGCGATTGCTCACGCTGATTCAAGGGGCCGGGCCCTTAAATGCAAAAGCCGGGCAGGCGCCCGGCTTTTACGCTTGCGGCAAGCTTAGTTCACGCGCTTGGCCGTCTTGATCAGGATCGGGTCCAGCGGCACGTTCTGCATGCCGCCCTTGTTGCCGGCTTGCGCATTGACGATCTGGTCAACGACGTCCATGCCCTTGACGACTTTGCCGAACACCGCGTAGCCGTAGTCACGGGTGCCGTGGTCGAGCATCGCGTTGTCCTTCACGTTGATGAAGAACTGGCTGGTGGCCGAATTCACGTCCGAGGTCCGCGCCATGGCGACAGTGCCGCGCACGTTGTGCAGGCCGTTATCGGCTTCGTTCTTGATCGGGTCGTTGGTGGGCTTCTGTTGCATCTGCGCCGTGAACCCGCCGCCCTGAGCCATGAAGCCCGGGATGACGCGGTGGAAAATGGTGTTGTTGTAGAAGTTGCTGTCGACGTACTTGAGGAAGTTCTGGGTGCTGACGGGCGCCTTGTCCTGGTTCAGCTCGATTTCCACATCGCCGAAGCTGGTGGTCAGCACAACGTGAGGCGCCGGAGCGGCCATCAAATTGCCGGCGAACAACACGGCAGCGGCGGAGAGGGCGATTTTCTTCAGCATGGGCAGAGTCCTGATATTGATGTCGACTGCGAAAAAACAGGACGTAAGGGAAGCACGTTTGCGGGAATTTGCACAGTGGGGGTGTGGCGAGGCGTGTTCTCGTAGGACCGGCTTCAGCCGGGAAGAGGCCAGTGTGAACACCCTCAAATTTGCGGTGTGACGCCTGACGCCTTCCCGGCTAAAGCCAGTCCTACAGGGTAATGCGGTGCATTCGTAGGACCGGCTTCAGCCGGGGAGAGGCCAGCATGATCACCCTCAAATTGCAGTGTGGCGCCCGACGCTTTCCCGGCTAAAGCCAGTCCCACTGACTGCACATGTTGTTCTCGTAGGACCGGCTTCAGCCGGGAAGAGGCCAGCGTGATCACCCTCAGTTTCGCAGTGTGACGCCCGACGCCTTCCCGGCTAAAGCCGGTCCCACTGACTGCACGCATTGTTCTTGTGGGACCGGCTTCAGCCGGGAAGAGGCCAGTCTGAGCACCCTCAAATTTGCGGTGTGACGCCTGTCGCTTTCCCGGCTAAAGCCAGTCCCACAGACCGCACGCGTTGTTCTCGTGGGACCGGCTTCAGCCGGGAAGAGGCCAGTGTGAACACCATTAAATTTGCGGTGTGGCGCCCGACGCTTTCCCGGCTAAAGCCGGTCCCACAGGGTAATGCGGTGCATTCGTAGGACCGGCTTCAGCCGGGAAGAGGCCGGATGCAGCACCCTCAAACTTGCGGTGTGATGCCCGACGCATTCCCGGCTAAAGCCAGTCCCACTGACTGCACGGGTTCTTCACAGCATCTGCTGCGGCCCCGGGAAGGGCACATCCAGCGGCGCGGTGTCGAAACTCTGAATCAACTCAATGAGAATCTGCGTCGCAGGCCCCAGAGGTTTGTCCTTGCTGGAATAAAGAAAAAACGTCGGATGACGGCTGCCGCCTTTGTCCAGCGGCAGGATCTTCAGCACGCCTTCCTGGATCTCTCGCTCGATGACATGACGCGGCAGCCAGGCAAAGCCCAACCCGCTGCTGACAAACGCAGCCGCGGTGGCGAGGCTGCCCACCGTCCAGCGCTGTTCGGCACCGAGCCAGCCGACGTCGCGCGGCTGATTGCGCCCGGAGTCACGAATCACCACCTGCAACTGGCTTTCCAGGTCCTGGAAATTCAGCTCACGTTGCAACTGATGCAGCGCGTGCCCGGGGTGGGCGACGGCGACGAACTCGACCTTGCTCATCTCATTCCCGAGATAACCCGGAATGCTGAAGCCGCTGATGGCGAGATCGGCTACACCTTCCAGCAACACTTCCTCGACGCCCGACAGCACTTCCTCACGCAGCCGCACCCGACATCCGCGGCTCTGCGGCATAAAGGCTGTCAGGGCCCGCACCAGTCGCGCGTTCGGGTACGCAGCGTCGACCACCAACCGCACCTCTGCTTCCCAACCCTGTTCCATGTGGTGGGCCAGGTCTTCCAGTTGGCTGGCGTTCTTCACCAGTTGCCGCGAGCGCCGCAACAACACCTCGCCGGCCTCGGTCAGCACCGCTTTGCGGCCGTCGATGCGCAACAGCGGAACGCCGAGCTGATCCTGCATTCGGGCGACGGTGTAGCTGACCGACGACTGCGAGCGGTGCAGCGCTTCGGCGGCCTGCGCGAAGCCGCCATGGTCGACAACGGCTTGCAGCGTGCGCCATTGATCAAGGGTGACGCGGGGCGCTTTCATCTCTCGCTCCTGTTGTCCTAAGCTGGCGGTCCCTGAATGGAGACTGCCCCATGAAAAGAATCTGTTGTGTGCTGCTGGCGATGCTGCCGCTGAGCGCGTTCGCCTACCCCATCGACGTCGAGAAAGACATCAAGGGCGTGCAGGTCGACTACAACAGTCATGACGTCGCCTACGACATCGGCAACATCACCCTGAATAACTTTGGCGATGTCCCGGCCAAGTGCAGCGTGGTCTTTCGCAACGGTCCGGAAGCCCCGCGCACGCGCCGGGTCCAGGTCGCGCCAAAGAGCAGCACCGAAGTCACCGCCAAGTTCACCCGCGACATCGTCAAGCTGCGCATCTCCCTAAGCTGTGAGCCTCTGTAACCCGCGCATCGGCGTCGACGGAGCGTACTTCGGCTACGTCGATAAAACAAATTCTTAGATGGGTTCGGGTCGATAGTCGGCTTCTTTGATCGAGACGCCAGCCGCTGACAGGCCAAGCACAGGGGCGTTTCCGTGCTGGAGCAACATCCAATACGTTCCTTAATCGCCCGTTAATCCCCCGCCCGATGATGCTCGCGTTCATCGACACTCCATTGGCACTCCTTCGCTCCTGAGTGCATTGCCCGATCGACCTGCAGGAATGCGCCGGGTCGATCGGGTTTTTTCTTTCCGGGTCAGACAACGCCGCAAACGGTGGCCCCGCCGACCCGTTCAATAGACACGCCATGGCCAACCGGCTAAGGTCGCCGCCTTCAAAAAAAGGGGCGACCATGGGCTATCTACTTTTTGTGACGCTGATTCAGGCGTTTTCCTTCAGCCTGATCGGCGTTTATCTGGCCGGGCATGTCGACAGCTACTTTGCCGTGCTGCTTCGAGTCGTGCTGGCCGGCCTGGTCTTCATCCCGCTGACGCGCTGGCGTCGGGTCGAGCCGCCATTCATGCGTGGCATGCTGCTGATCGGCGCGCTTCAGTTCGGCGTCACCTACGTCTGCCTGTACCTGAGCTTCCGTGTGCTGACGGTTCCCGAAGTACTGCTGTTTACCATCCTGACGCCGCTGCACGTCACGCTGATCGAGGATGCCCTCAATCGGCGCTTCAATCCGTGGGGCCTGTTGGCCGCATTGGTCGCGGTGCTCGGCGCGGTCATCATCCGCTACGACCGGGTCGATCCGAATTTCCTCGGCGGCTTCCTGTTGCTGCAGGTGGCGAACTTCACCTACGCAGCGGGGCAGGTGCTCTACAAACATCTGGTGGCCCGTTACCCGAGTGATCTGCCGCACTACCGCCGTTTCGGCTATTTCTACCTCGGCGCCCTGGCCGTGGCGTTACCGGCGTTTCTGCTGTTCGGCAACGCGCAGCATCTGCCGGATGCGCCTCACCAGTGGGTGGTGTTGTTGTTCCTCGGCCTGTGTTCCACCGCGCTCGGCATGTATTGGTGGAACAAAGGCGCGTGCCTTGTCAACGGCGCCACACTGGCGGTGATGAATAACCTGCACGTGCCGGTGGGGCTGCTGATCAATCTGTTGATCTGGGGGCAGAACGAGGACCTGGGCAAGCTGTTTTTAGGCGGGTTGGTGATTGTTTCATCGGTATGGATCAGTCGCCGCGGTCTTGTGCAACGCCGAGCCGTTCTCTGAAACAGCCGGGTTAGACGCCCGCGTTAACGACATCAGCGAGGGTGATGTTAGATATCTCCATGCGTGGTTTTTCATGTCGGGATCAACCGAATAGATTGGCCCCAACGAAACGACTTAACACACTTACCAGCCACTTCGCGGAGATCTACATCATGAAAAAGTCCATCGCATTCGGTTTCGCATTGTCCATCCTGGCTACCGGTTCTGCATTCGCCAGCCCTGAGCACATTAACCAACGCGCCATCGTCGATGCTTCCAGCGCTGCCGTTCTGGATAGCAAAGTCGCCAGCAAAGAGGCCGTCAAGCCTTTCGCTACCCAGACTTCCGGCACCGTGACCGTTGCTGAAAACCGCAAAGAGTTTGGTTCTAGCTACCAGCGTGATCGTTAAGTCTTTATAGATTTACAAACGCAAAACATAAGCCCGGCAATTGCCGGGCTTTTTGTGGGTT encodes the following:
- a CDS encoding peptidylprolyl isomerase translates to MLKKIALSAAAVLFAGNLMAAPAPHVVLTTSFGDVEIELNQDKAPVSTQNFLKYVDSNFYNNTIFHRVIPGFMAQGGGFTAQMQQKPTNDPIKNEADNGLHNVRGTVAMARTSDVNSATSQFFINVKDNAMLDHGTRDYGYAVFGKVVKGMDVVDQIVNAQAGNKGGMQNVPLDPILIKTAKRVN
- a CDS encoding LysR family transcriptional regulator; translation: MKAPRVTLDQWRTLQAVVDHGGFAQAAEALHRSQSSVSYTVARMQDQLGVPLLRIDGRKAVLTEAGEVLLRRSRQLVKNASQLEDLAHHMEQGWEAEVRLVVDAAYPNARLVRALTAFMPQSRGCRVRLREEVLSGVEEVLLEGVADLAISGFSIPGYLGNEMSKVEFVAVAHPGHALHQLQRELNFQDLESQLQVVIRDSGRNQPRDVGWLGAEQRWTVGSLATAAAFVSSGLGFAWLPRHVIEREIQEGVLKILPLDKGGSRHPTFFLYSSKDKPLGPATQILIELIQSFDTAPLDVPFPGPQQML
- a CDS encoding 3-phosphoglycerate kinase; translated protein: MKRICCVLLAMLPLSAFAYPIDVEKDIKGVQVDYNSHDVAYDIGNITLNNFGDVPAKCSVVFRNGPEAPRTRRVQVAPKSSTEVTAKFTRDIVKLRISLSCEPL
- a CDS encoding carboxylate/amino acid/amine transporter; this encodes MGYLLFVTLIQAFSFSLIGVYLAGHVDSYFAVLLRVVLAGLVFIPLTRWRRVEPPFMRGMLLIGALQFGVTYVCLYLSFRVLTVPEVLLFTILTPLHVTLIEDALNRRFNPWGLLAALVAVLGAVIIRYDRVDPNFLGGFLLLQVANFTYAAGQVLYKHLVARYPSDLPHYRRFGYFYLGALAVALPAFLLFGNAQHLPDAPHQWVVLLFLGLCSTALGMYWWNKGACLVNGATLAVMNNLHVPVGLLINLLIWGQNEDLGKLFLGGLVIVSSVWISRRGLVQRRAVL